A DNA window from Amycolatopsis sp. DSM 110486 contains the following coding sequences:
- a CDS encoding FdhF/YdeP family oxidoreductase, producing MHRDAPKHDVDEADLKVGKPKTYAAGIPGVAVSLRRGIEQMGPTRTALTLRLLNQRAGFDCPGCAWPEPLQADGEKRKLAEFCENGAKAVAEEATRRRVDREFFATHAVSDLQDKTDYWLGQQGRVTEPFVLREGATHYEPISWDAAFDLVAGELNGLASPHEAVFYTSGRTSNEAAFLYQLLVRSYGTNNLPDCSNMCHESSGSALSTGIGIGKGSVSLADIHHADLIVVVGQNPGTNHPRMLSALETAKGNGAKVVAVNPLPEAGLMRFKNPQNVRGVVGEGTPLADEFAQIRLGGDLALFQAVGHLLLQWEDEAPGTIIDQEFVNSATYGFEDWAKNLLELDWAETEKATGLQRAQIEHVARMIATSERTIYCWAMGLTQHKHAVPTISEITNLALARGMIGKPGAGLCPVRGHSNVQGDRTMGVWEKMPETFMDALDREFGITVPREHGWDTVDAIRAMRDGRGKVFFAMGGNFASATPDSDLTAKALSSCSLTVHVSTKLNRSHVVHGTTALILPTLGRTERDVQESGPQFVTVEDSMSQVHASRGRVKPASEHLISEVAIVCRLGERLLGADHAVPWRTFEKNYDLIRDRIAGVVPGCEDYNRRVREPDGFVLPHAPRDSREFTGTATGKGTFTVSELEYPEVPAGRLLLQTMRSHDQYNTTIYGLSDRYRGIEDGRRVVFVHPDDLAELGIADGEIVDLVSEWRDGDRRAPRFRAVSYPTARGCAAAYFPEANALVPLDSVAEKSNTPVSKAVVVRLEPHHHS from the coding sequence ATGCACCGTGATGCGCCGAAACACGACGTGGACGAAGCCGACCTGAAGGTGGGCAAGCCGAAGACCTACGCGGCCGGCATCCCCGGCGTCGCTGTCTCGCTCCGGCGCGGCATCGAGCAGATGGGCCCCACGCGCACCGCGCTCACCCTGCGCCTGCTCAACCAGCGCGCGGGCTTCGACTGCCCGGGCTGCGCTTGGCCCGAGCCGCTCCAGGCCGACGGCGAGAAGCGCAAACTCGCGGAGTTCTGCGAGAACGGCGCGAAGGCCGTCGCGGAAGAAGCGACGCGCCGCCGCGTGGACCGCGAGTTCTTCGCCACCCACGCGGTCTCCGACCTGCAGGACAAGACGGACTACTGGCTGGGCCAGCAGGGCCGCGTCACCGAGCCGTTCGTGCTGCGCGAGGGCGCCACCCACTACGAGCCCATCTCGTGGGACGCTGCGTTCGACCTCGTCGCCGGCGAGCTGAACGGGCTGGCCAGCCCGCACGAGGCCGTGTTCTACACCTCGGGCCGCACCAGCAACGAGGCCGCGTTCCTCTACCAGCTGCTCGTGCGCTCCTACGGCACGAACAACCTGCCGGACTGCTCGAACATGTGCCACGAGTCGTCGGGCTCGGCGCTGTCCACCGGCATCGGCATCGGCAAGGGTTCGGTGTCGCTCGCGGACATCCACCACGCCGATCTGATCGTGGTCGTCGGCCAGAACCCGGGCACCAACCACCCGCGCATGCTCTCGGCGCTGGAGACGGCGAAGGGCAACGGCGCCAAGGTCGTGGCCGTGAACCCGCTGCCCGAGGCCGGGCTGATGCGGTTCAAGAACCCGCAGAACGTGCGCGGTGTCGTCGGCGAGGGCACCCCGCTGGCCGACGAGTTCGCGCAGATCCGCCTCGGCGGCGACCTCGCGCTGTTCCAGGCCGTGGGCCACCTGCTGCTGCAGTGGGAGGACGAGGCGCCCGGCACGATCATCGACCAGGAGTTCGTGAATTCCGCGACCTACGGGTTCGAGGACTGGGCGAAGAACCTGCTCGAGCTCGACTGGGCCGAGACGGAGAAGGCCACGGGCCTGCAGCGTGCGCAGATCGAGCACGTCGCGCGGATGATCGCCACGTCCGAGCGCACGATCTACTGCTGGGCCATGGGGCTCACGCAGCACAAGCACGCGGTGCCCACGATCTCCGAGATCACGAACCTCGCGCTGGCGCGCGGCATGATCGGCAAGCCGGGCGCGGGCCTGTGCCCGGTGCGCGGCCACTCCAACGTGCAAGGCGACCGCACCATGGGCGTCTGGGAGAAGATGCCCGAGACGTTCATGGACGCGCTCGACCGCGAGTTCGGCATCACCGTGCCGCGCGAGCACGGCTGGGACACCGTCGACGCCATCCGCGCGATGCGCGACGGCCGCGGCAAGGTCTTCTTCGCGATGGGCGGCAACTTCGCCTCCGCGACGCCCGACTCCGACCTCACGGCGAAGGCGCTGAGCTCGTGTTCCCTCACCGTGCACGTGTCGACGAAGCTCAACCGTTCGCACGTCGTCCACGGCACCACCGCGCTGATCCTGCCGACACTCGGGCGCACCGAGCGTGACGTGCAGGAGTCGGGACCGCAGTTCGTGACCGTCGAGGACTCGATGTCGCAGGTGCACGCCTCGCGCGGCCGGGTCAAGCCGGCGTCGGAGCACCTGATCTCCGAGGTCGCGATCGTCTGCCGGCTGGGCGAGCGGCTGCTGGGCGCCGACCACGCCGTGCCGTGGCGCACGTTCGAGAAGAACTACGACCTGATCCGCGACCGCATCGCGGGTGTGGTGCCGGGCTGCGAGGACTACAACCGCCGCGTACGCGAGCCCGACGGGTTCGTGCTTCCCCACGCGCCGCGTGACTCCCGCGAGTTCACGGGCACGGCCACCGGCAAGGGCACGTTCACCGTGTCGGAGCTGGAGTACCCGGAGGTGCCGGCGGGCCGGCTGCTGCTGCAGACGATGCGCAGCCACGACCAGTACAACACCACGATCTACGGCCTGTCCGACCGCTACCGCGGCATCGAGGACGGCCGGCGCGTGGTCTTCGTCCACCCGGACGACCTGGCCGAGCTGGGCATCGCCGACGGCGAGATCGTGGACCTGGTCTCGGAGTGGCGCGACGGCGACCGCCGCGCACCGCGCTTCCGCGCCGTGTCCTACCCGACCGCTCGCGGCTGCGCGGCGGCCTACTTCCCGGAGGCCAACGCGCTGGTGCCGCTGGACTCCGTCGCGGAGAAGTCGAACACGCCGGTGTCGAAGGCGGTCGTCGTCCGGCTGGAGCCGCACCACCACTCGTGA
- a CDS encoding GntR family transcriptional regulator gives MDATPLRKAARRGLAEEAADRVRDAIFAGHFPPGAPLREVELAASLEVSRGSVREGLALLTREGLVRGGWHRPTTVVEVTAVDVEEVYSVRAALDRLAAVTARARSSVDALAALDDLVAALSSAVASGADGPQLLALDIAFHDRVYAAAGNRRLTEAWEAVRSQVFLFQLQRVSLGSSQYRSHVVAEHRELAALIRDGDAAELDRVATDHVDSARRRLLAEL, from the coding sequence ATGGACGCCACACCGTTGCGGAAAGCGGCGCGCCGCGGCCTCGCCGAGGAAGCCGCCGACCGCGTGCGCGACGCGATCTTCGCCGGCCACTTCCCACCCGGCGCGCCCCTGCGTGAGGTCGAGCTCGCCGCGTCGCTGGAGGTCAGCCGCGGCTCGGTGCGCGAGGGCCTCGCCCTGCTCACCCGCGAAGGCCTCGTCCGCGGCGGCTGGCACCGCCCGACCACGGTCGTCGAGGTAACCGCGGTGGACGTCGAAGAGGTGTATTCCGTGCGCGCGGCCCTCGACCGCCTGGCCGCGGTCACGGCTCGGGCGCGGTCCTCTGTGGACGCTCTGGCCGCGCTGGACGACCTCGTCGCGGCGCTGTCTTCCGCGGTCGCCTCCGGCGCGGACGGCCCCCAGTTGCTGGCGCTGGACATCGCTTTCCACGACCGCGTCTACGCCGCCGCGGGCAACCGTCGCCTGACGGAGGCGTGGGAGGCGGTGCGTTCGCAGGTGTTCTTGTTCCAGCTGCAGCGGGTGTCCCTGGGCAGCTCGCAGTACCGCTCCCACGTCGTCGCCGAACACCGCGAACTGGCGGCCCTCATCCGCGACGGCGACGCGGCCGAACTGGACCGCGTCGCCACCGACCACGTGGACTCCGCGCGGCGCCGGCTGCTGGCGGAGCTCTAA
- a CDS encoding VOC family protein, which yields MRPAFHLAIPVDDLARARAFYGGVLGLAEGRSADAWVDWDFRGHQVVTHVVPGAKAEAGRNPVDGHDVPVPHFGLVLDVDSFHELAGRLRGAGTEFVIEPYQRFAGEPGEQWTMFLHDPAGNALEFKAFRDEAQLFAK from the coding sequence ATGCGCCCCGCGTTCCACCTCGCCATCCCGGTCGACGACCTCGCCCGTGCCCGCGCGTTCTACGGCGGGGTGCTGGGGCTGGCGGAGGGCCGGTCGGCGGACGCGTGGGTGGACTGGGACTTCCGCGGCCACCAGGTGGTCACGCACGTGGTGCCCGGCGCGAAAGCCGAGGCCGGTCGCAACCCCGTGGACGGCCACGACGTGCCCGTGCCCCACTTCGGCCTGGTCCTCGACGTCGACTCCTTCCACGAGCTCGCCGGTCGCCTGCGCGGCGCCGGCACGGAGTTCGTGATCGAGCCGTACCAGCGCTTCGCGGGCGAGCCGGGGGAGCAGTGGACGATGTTCCTGCACGACCCGGCCGGCAACGCCCTGGAGTTCAAGGCGTTCCGCGACGAAGCGCAGCTGTTCGCGAAGTGA
- a CDS encoding LCP family protein: MRIAGKIVVSVLAFVVFTGTAYGYSTLSSLDDVKRSSVIDAGDEPAPGEQPADGSLDILLVGRDSRTDDQGNPLSPDVLRELRAGANGDDLTDTLIVLRIPNGTQTVKAFSIPRDSYVTLPGGDKGKINAAYGHGKALEVSKLHAAGETDKTKIEQESLTAARRATRQAVEDLTGVKIDHFAEVNLLSFYDISNAVGGVEVCLNNATSDRNSGANFPAGPQKISGADALAFVRQRDGVKGTDFGRMRRQQVFLASLAHQVLSAGTLANPGRLGALIDAVKKSVVLDDSWNLLDFIGQLRGISGGGIQFTTIPVVNPDYRYSKTNPRATAVQVDPAQVKAFAAGLIGAPPASPAKQAGFVVDVSNAGGTSGLAQRVSDVVKGNGFTPGTTGNATARRTSLVRYGAALAPQGQAVAKLLGGLATAESPDVPAGHIEVTLGQVYSGPGASPGGNPTGGGAGAGGSGDTPITGAGNNCVD, from the coding sequence GTGCGGATCGCAGGAAAGATCGTCGTGTCGGTGCTGGCGTTCGTGGTGTTCACCGGCACGGCTTACGGCTACTCCACGTTGAGCTCACTCGACGACGTCAAGCGCAGCAGCGTGATCGACGCCGGCGACGAGCCGGCACCCGGTGAACAGCCGGCCGACGGCTCGCTCGACATCCTGCTGGTCGGCCGCGACTCGCGCACTGACGACCAGGGCAACCCGCTCTCGCCCGACGTGCTGCGTGAACTGCGCGCGGGCGCCAACGGCGACGACCTTACCGACACCCTCATCGTGTTGCGCATCCCCAACGGCACGCAGACGGTGAAGGCCTTCTCGATTCCGCGCGACTCGTACGTGACACTGCCCGGCGGCGACAAGGGCAAGATCAACGCCGCGTACGGACACGGAAAGGCCCTGGAGGTCTCGAAACTGCACGCCGCGGGCGAGACCGACAAGACCAAGATCGAGCAGGAGTCGCTCACCGCCGCGCGCCGCGCCACGCGGCAAGCGGTGGAGGACCTCACAGGCGTGAAGATCGACCACTTCGCCGAGGTCAACCTGCTGAGCTTCTACGACATCAGCAACGCCGTCGGCGGCGTCGAGGTCTGCCTCAACAATGCGACGTCAGACCGCAACTCGGGTGCGAACTTCCCGGCGGGGCCGCAGAAGATCTCGGGCGCGGACGCGCTGGCCTTCGTCCGCCAGCGCGACGGCGTCAAGGGCACCGACTTCGGCCGCATGCGCCGGCAGCAGGTGTTCCTCGCTTCGCTGGCGCACCAGGTGCTTTCGGCCGGCACGCTCGCCAATCCGGGCAGGCTCGGCGCGCTCATCGACGCGGTGAAGAAGTCCGTGGTCCTCGACGATTCCTGGAACCTGCTCGACTTCATCGGGCAGCTGCGCGGCATTTCCGGCGGTGGCATCCAGTTCACGACGATCCCCGTGGTGAACCCCGACTACCGCTACAGCAAAACGAATCCCCGGGCGACGGCGGTGCAGGTGGATCCCGCACAGGTCAAGGCGTTCGCGGCGGGCCTGATCGGCGCACCGCCTGCTTCTCCGGCGAAGCAGGCCGGCTTCGTGGTGGACGTCTCCAACGCGGGCGGCACGAGCGGCCTCGCACAGCGCGTCTCGGATGTGGTGAAGGGCAACGGTTTCACTCCGGGCACCACCGGCAACGCCACCGCGCGCCGCACCTCATTGGTCCGGTACGGCGCCGCGCTGGCCCCCCAGGGCCAGGCGGTGGCGAAGCTCCTGGGGGGCCTCGCCACCGCCGAGTCGCCCGACGTCCCGGCCGGCCACATCGAGGTCACCCTCGGCCAGGTCTACTCCGGCCCGGGCGCGTCCCCCGGCGGCAACCCCACCGGCGGCGGCGCCGGCGCGGGGGGCTCGGGTGACACTCCGATCACGGGCGCGGGGAACAACTGCGTGGACTGA
- a CDS encoding MFS transporter, whose product MASAVLNPINSTLIAVALVPIGQSFGAGPGKTAWLISALYLATAVGQPVVGLLVDRYGARRVLLGGASVVIVAGIAGMIPFSVEWLTGVRAVLGIGTCAGFPAAMAVLRKRADTLGQGVPARVLSLLSLSSQTIMVIGPTLGGVLITLFGWPAIFAVNIPLAGASLLLAIFWVPKDAPVRDEATKPKPIDVLGIALFSLSLLVLLCYLMAPGIGDLWLLAAAVAVGAAFVWAELHTRVPFIDLRMLAANTPILRTYLRQALSFMVIYAIMFGYVQWLEEGRGFSDAIAGALLLPMSVVAVCAAAFSGRATGIRKRLVVVAVALLAGSVALLFVGDTTWLGALLGLIAVFGLAQGLTSVANQTTLYRESPAETMGTASGLFRTAQYLGAIVASTVIAQCYGVRADSAGLHHLGAVLVVISALLLVVTVADRGLKLAERRERAQRA is encoded by the coding sequence GTGGCGAGCGCGGTGCTGAACCCCATCAACTCCACCCTCATCGCCGTCGCGCTGGTGCCGATCGGGCAGAGCTTCGGCGCCGGGCCCGGCAAGACGGCCTGGCTGATCTCCGCCCTCTACCTCGCCACCGCCGTCGGCCAGCCCGTGGTCGGCCTGCTCGTGGACCGCTACGGCGCCCGCCGCGTGCTGCTCGGCGGCGCGTCCGTGGTGATCGTCGCCGGGATCGCCGGCATGATCCCGTTCTCCGTCGAGTGGCTCACCGGCGTGCGCGCGGTGCTCGGCATCGGCACCTGTGCCGGCTTCCCCGCCGCGATGGCCGTGCTGCGCAAGCGCGCCGACACGCTGGGCCAGGGCGTGCCCGCGCGCGTGCTGTCACTGCTCTCGCTCTCCTCGCAGACGATCATGGTCATCGGCCCGACGCTCGGCGGCGTGCTGATCACGCTCTTCGGCTGGCCGGCCATCTTCGCCGTGAACATCCCGCTCGCGGGCGCCTCGCTGCTGCTGGCGATCTTCTGGGTCCCCAAGGACGCGCCGGTGCGCGACGAAGCCACGAAACCGAAGCCCATCGACGTGCTCGGCATCGCGTTGTTCTCGCTCTCCCTGCTGGTGCTGCTGTGCTACCTGATGGCGCCGGGCATCGGCGACCTGTGGCTGCTCGCGGCGGCCGTCGCCGTCGGCGCGGCGTTCGTGTGGGCGGAGCTGCACACGCGGGTGCCGTTCATCGACCTGCGGATGCTCGCGGCCAACACCCCGATCCTGCGCACCTACCTGCGTCAGGCGCTGAGCTTCATGGTGATCTACGCGATCATGTTCGGCTACGTGCAGTGGCTCGAGGAAGGCCGCGGCTTCAGCGACGCGATCGCGGGGGCGCTGCTGCTGCCGATGTCGGTCGTGGCCGTGTGCGCGGCGGCGTTCTCGGGCCGCGCGACCGGGATCCGCAAACGACTGGTGGTGGTCGCCGTCGCGCTGCTGGCCGGTTCGGTCGCGCTGCTGTTCGTCGGCGACACGACGTGGCTGGGCGCGCTGCTCGGGCTGATCGCGGTGTTCGGCCTGGCCCAGGGCCTGACCAGCGTCGCGAACCAGACCACGCTCTACCGGGAGTCGCCCGCCGAGACCATGGGCACCGCGAGCGGGCTGTTCCGCACGGCCCAGTACCTCGGCGCGATCGTGGCCTCCACCGTGATCGCCCAGTGCTACGGCGTGCGCGCCGACTCGGCCGGACTGCACCACCTCGGCGCCGTGCTCGTGGTGATCAGCGCGCTGCTTCTGGTCGTGACGGTCGCCGACCGCGGGCTGAAGCTGGCCGAACGCCGCGAACGGGCGCAGCGCGCCTGA
- a CDS encoding VanZ family protein → MRSWARWLLAAAVLVVLAITLRPGHLSPPENLNLVPFAGIVDEARNANGRLGLINNAGNIALFVPLGFLATVVTRRKAAVIAALAGFSAAIEIVQYFVGRSADVDDLLLNTLGAALGVLLAATARSRRKTPA, encoded by the coding sequence ATGCGATCCTGGGCCCGCTGGCTGCTCGCCGCCGCCGTTCTGGTGGTGCTCGCCATCACGCTCCGGCCTGGGCACCTCAGCCCGCCCGAGAACCTCAATCTGGTCCCGTTCGCGGGGATCGTCGACGAGGCCCGCAACGCCAACGGCCGCCTCGGGCTGATCAACAACGCCGGCAATATCGCGTTGTTCGTGCCACTGGGGTTCCTGGCGACCGTGGTCACGCGCCGGAAAGCCGCCGTGATCGCGGCGCTGGCGGGATTCTCGGCAGCGATCGAGATCGTGCAGTACTTCGTGGGCCGCAGCGCCGACGTCGACGACCTGCTGCTGAACACCCTCGGCGCGGCACTCGGCGTGCTGCTCGCCGCCACAGCCCGGTCACGCCGGAAAACCCCCGCGTGA
- a CDS encoding MarR family winged helix-turn-helix transcriptional regulator codes for MATVPAPVAESAGWLRGVVAQLHRRLRQVDNADSLTPSQSAALNRLYREGPATQGELAAAEHVRQQSMATTLSALDSLGYLARSRDPADGRRTVLSVSELGAKTVQGIRQHRDEWLAHALAAELTAEELETVRQALPLLQRVAEH; via the coding sequence ATGGCCACCGTACCCGCTCCCGTCGCCGAATCCGCAGGCTGGCTGCGCGGCGTCGTCGCGCAGCTGCACCGCCGGCTGCGGCAGGTCGACAACGCCGACAGCCTCACGCCGTCGCAGTCGGCGGCGCTCAACCGCCTCTACCGCGAGGGCCCCGCGACGCAGGGTGAGCTCGCCGCCGCCGAGCACGTGCGGCAGCAGTCGATGGCCACCACGCTCTCGGCGCTCGACTCGCTCGGCTACCTCGCCCGCTCGCGCGACCCCGCCGACGGCCGCCGGACCGTGCTGTCGGTGTCCGAGCTCGGCGCGAAGACCGTGCAGGGGATCCGCCAGCACCGCGACGAGTGGCTCGCCCACGCGCTCGCGGCCGAGCTGACCGCCGAAGAGTTGGAGACGGTGCGCCAGGCCCTGCCCCTGCTGCAACGCGTCGCCGAGCACTGA
- a CDS encoding SDR family NAD(P)-dependent oxidoreductase, translating into MNVLVTGGSRGIGRAIAHAFAARGDRVAVHYGSNAAAAEETLAALPGGGHVLIGGDLGDPEAAQRIADTAEEQLGGVDVLVNNAAVGTTPETSTPVATVGYAHWQEVWRRTLDVNLMGAANISFHVARHLIARKAPGRIVNVGSRGAFRGEPEHPAYGASKAALHALGQSLAIELAPHGISVTSVAPGFTATERVAHRITDAVREQSPFGRVAEPEEIANAVVYLASAEATWASGAILDLNGASYLR; encoded by the coding sequence GTGAACGTCCTCGTCACCGGCGGCTCCCGCGGCATCGGCCGCGCGATCGCCCACGCCTTCGCCGCCCGGGGTGACCGGGTGGCCGTCCACTATGGATCGAACGCCGCGGCCGCCGAGGAGACACTGGCCGCGCTCCCGGGCGGCGGCCACGTGCTGATCGGCGGCGACCTCGGCGATCCCGAAGCGGCGCAACGGATCGCGGACACGGCCGAGGAGCAGCTCGGCGGCGTCGACGTGCTCGTGAACAACGCGGCCGTCGGCACCACACCCGAGACGTCGACGCCCGTCGCGACCGTCGGCTACGCGCACTGGCAGGAAGTCTGGCGCCGCACGCTGGATGTCAACCTGATGGGTGCCGCCAACATCTCGTTCCACGTCGCGCGCCACCTCATCGCGCGGAAAGCGCCGGGACGGATCGTGAACGTCGGCTCGCGCGGCGCGTTCCGCGGTGAACCCGAGCACCCCGCGTACGGCGCGAGCAAGGCCGCGCTGCACGCGCTCGGCCAGTCGCTCGCGATCGAGCTGGCGCCGCACGGGATCTCGGTCACGTCGGTGGCGCCCGGGTTCACCGCGACCGAACGCGTCGCGCACCGGATCACCGACGCCGTGCGGGAGCAGAGCCCGTTCGGCCGGGTGGCGGAGCCGGAGGAGATCGCCAACGCGGTCGTCTACCTGGCCTCGGCCGAGGCGACTTGGGCCTCGGGCGCGATCCTCGACCTGAACGGCGCGTCGTACCTGCGCTGA